One part of the Tachysurus vachellii isolate PV-2020 chromosome 6, HZAU_Pvac_v1, whole genome shotgun sequence genome encodes these proteins:
- the LOC132847755 gene encoding LOW QUALITY PROTEIN: von Willebrand factor A domain-containing protein 7-like (The sequence of the model RefSeq protein was modified relative to this genomic sequence to represent the inferred CDS: substituted 2 bases at 2 genomic stop codons): MMIITNLLSRTFIYLNLIMILMTSQTLTFNIIMTSSKKHQDITRDAILQTTANICRSRAIQEGRNFDMPGTLTVRSVARSCYSSDSTKDFQSSINDINEHNAFVDVKHFRDAPYHFDNEEILAGRDLITEGRFTVKYSVKEQNYQAAREALGKILHTLQDFYSHSNWIEMGKTEPYSNLIKPEIPINNIADSETCRKCTDDNCIGNILEDVIIQQKLTTGYSGNYKPQDYGPLIXTNDPDVFKQQLNALTVGNGGDSPEMSLSGLQLALTGSPAQTQIFVFTDADAKDKWLKNTVQALIERTKSVVTFMLTNTISSRRRRSAGGADGQQLVSPQLFNSQVYQDLAQASGGSAIEVTKDTLSQATDIIAATSRSTLVTLFQAVRNPAKAEKLSAFVDTSVQNLIIYITGNSPEYTITSPSGVSQSSTELNGALGIIQKVGNFHTVQPNIADQTGWWVFDIKSTQPYSIRVVGQSEVDFLFDFVEFSQGLHASYVALNSRPLTNNNVTLLVTMVGGDTIQPTEVSLIETSTSNSFNGILELVASGQYMLTFNSIPAGKFTVHVVGQLSPSXSSDNTFQRQSPTQFQTSSVNITTPPVGTMQPGKQFILPFTVATSGNGGIFNISVSNDRNFDTHYNSSITLVSGVSANGTVTLFVPENTPSGTDVTVTIEAEAPNASDFKRLLSLLR; this comes from the exons ATGATGATCATCACAAATCTGCTCAGCCGGACATTTATCTATCTAAATCTTATAATGATCCTCATGACAAGTCAGACTCTGACCTTTAATATTATAATGACATCGTCTAAGAAGCATCAGGATATAACTCGTGACGCGATTTTACAGACAACAGCCAATATCTGCAGATCACGAGCAATCCAGGAGGGACGAAATTTCGATATg CCAGGCACACTGACAGTGCGGTCAGTGGCAAGAAGTTGTTACTCATCTGATTCAACCAAAGATTTTCAAAGCAGCATAAATGACATTAATGAACACAAtgcttttgttgatgttaaGCATTTTCGTGATGCCCCTTACCATTTTGACAATGAGGAGATTTTGGCTGGACGAGACCTTATTACTGAAGGACGTTTTACTGTCAAATACAGTGTCAAGGAGCAGAACTATCAAGCTGCCAGAGAAGCCCTTGGTAAAATCCTACACACTTTGCAG GATTTCTATAGTCATAGTAACTGGATTGAAATGGGAAAAACAGAACCATATTCCAACCTGATTAAGCCAGAAATCCCAATTAACAACATAGCAG ATTCAGAAACATGCAGGAAATGTACTGATGACAACTGCATAGGAAACATCTTAGAGGATGTCATTATACAGCAGAAACTAACAACAGGATACTCTGGAAATTACAAACCACAAG attATGGCCCACTTATATGAACAAATGATCCTGATGTGTTTAAACAGCAACTCAATGCACTTACAGTTGGTAATGGAGGAGATTCTCCAGAAATGAGTCTCTCAGGACTCCAG CTTGCCCTCACTGGATCTCCAGCACaaacacagatttttgttttcactgatGCTGATGCAAAagataaatggttaaaaaacacTGTGCAAGCATTGATTGAAAGAACAAAGTCTGTA GTGACTTTCATGCTGACTAACACCATTAGTTCTCGGCGTCGCAGGAGTGCTGGCGGTGCAGATGGCCAGCAACTAGTCTCCCCTCAGCTGTTCAATTCACAAGTCTACCAGGACCTGGCTCAGGCCTCTGGGGGCAGCGCTATTGAGGTCACCAAAGATACTCTGTCCCAAGCTACTGACATTATTGCAGCTACATCCAGATCTACACTG GTCACGCTTTTCCAGGCTGTAAGAAACCCAGCAAAAGCTGAAAAATTGTCAGCATTTGTGGACACGTCTGTGCAAAACCTGATCATTTACATAACAGGGAACTCTCCAGAATACACCATCACTAGTCCCTCAG GAGTCTCACAGAGCAGCACTGAACTGAATGGGGCTTTGGGGATTATTCAGAAAGTTGGTAACTTTCACACAGTGCAACCAAATATTGCAGATCAGACTGGATGGTGGGTTTTTGACATTAAATCAACACAGCCCTACAGCATCAGAGTTGTTG GTCAAAGCGAGGTTGACTTCCTCTTTGACTTTGTAGAATTTTCACAAGGGCTTCATGCAAGCTATGTTGCATTAAACAGCAGGCCTTTAACAA ACAACAATGTCACCCTGTTGGTTACCATGGTCGGTGGGGATACCATACAGCCTACAGAGGTGTCTCTGATAGAAACTTCAACTTCAAATTCTTTTAACGGGATACTAGAATTGGTAGCTAGTGGGCAGTACATGCTGACCTTCAACAGCATCCCAGCAGGAAAGTTCACTGTTCATGTGGTTGGACAGCTCAGTCCCTCTTGATCTTCAGATAACACCTTTCAGAGACAGTCACCAACTCAATTCCAGACATCAAGTGTGAACATAACG ACTCCACCAGTTGGAACAATGCAACCAGGAAAACAATTCATTCTGCCTTTCACAGTTGCAACCAGTGGCAATGGAGGAATCTTTAATATCAGCGTCAGCAATGATCGCAATTTTGACACTCACTATAACTCATCTATCACTCTTGTGAGTGGGGTCAGTGCGAATGGCACAGTAACTCTATTTGTTCCTGAAAATACTCCCTCTGGAACTGATGTCACTGTGACAATTGAAGCTGAAGCACCAAATGCAAGCGACTTCAAGCGACTTCTGTCATTGCTCCGGTAA